The Fusarium falciforme chromosome 7, complete sequence genome window below encodes:
- a CDS encoding FAA-hydrolase domain-containing protein, translating into MKVTWQRLIRFVSTDGRILRGEPIFPEPDFDVGNTTEDTHLKARVIEGDDIYDETGKTRVTDEVVTVKTLLGPLAPTEVPILRCVGLNYATHIREAGRKVPPFPSIFFKPSTTVTDHGVNVVIPKIAQDDQADYEGELVIVIGKDAKDVEESEALDYVAAYTAGNDISSRKWQRDPNRAGGVPQWGFSKGFDTFAPLGPVLVSSALIPEPKTLHLKTIVDGEVRQSAGVDDLVFSIPALIAHLSSGTTLQKGSVIMTGTPGGVGAGQDPPKYLVPGTRMEVQISKIGTLKNGVEFA; encoded by the exons ATGAAGGTTACTTGGCAGCGATTAATACGCTTCGTCTCGACGGACGGACGCATCCTCCGTGGAGAACCGATTTTCCCTGAACCCGACTTTGACGTCGGAAACACAACAGAAGACACACATCTCAAGGCTAGGGTCATTGAAGGAGATGACATCTACGATGAGACAGGTAAAACTCGAGTCACGGATGAAGTCGTTACTGTCAAGACACTGCTTGGACCGCTTGCCCCGACCGAGGTACCCATCCTTCGCTGCGTTGGGCTGAACTATGCTACCCACA TCCGTGAAGCAGGGCGCAAAGTACCGCCTTTTCCATCAATCTTTTTCAAGCCCTCGACGACAGTGACGGATCATGGAGTTAATGTCGTGATCCCAAAGATTGCACAGGATGACCAGGCTGATTATGAAGGAGAACTA GTCATTGTCATCGGAAAAGATGCCAAAGACGTCGAAGAAAGCGAAGCACTAGACTATGTCGCTGCTTACACCGCAGGAAACGACATTTCGTCACGTAAATGGCAGCGAGATCCAAACCGTGCCGGTGGTGTGCCTCAATGGGGCTTCTCAAAGGGCTTCGACACGTTTGCTCCACTGGGCCCTGTGCTTGTATCATCTGCCTTGATTCCAGAGCCGAAGACACTTCATCTCAAGACAATTGTGGATGGCGAAGTGCGACAGTCGGCAGGAGTTGATGACCTTGTGTTTTCCATTCCGGCATTAATCGCGCATCTTTCTTCTGGTACTACACTCCAGAAGGGTAGTGTCATCATGACCGGAACTCCTGGCG GAGTCGGGGCCGGACAAGATCCTCCTAAGTATCTTGTTCCAGGCACTAGGATGGAGGTCCAGATTAGCAAGATCGGCACTCTGAAGAATGGCGTCGAGTTTGCCTAG
- a CDS encoding FAD-binding-3 domain-containing protein: MTATNGKTVSKQTVEYPSRSTALLERLQGVDQYKNGTNRGNQVSLRILVVGAGLGGLATAVALARRGHEVVVLEQAAVLGEVGAGIQIPPNSARLLLSWGIGPYFKDRAIKPESMTFRRWENGTPLGYTKLANNFEESYGAPYFVIHRADFHSSLCRLAADLGVQIITDSKVVDYNESTPSVSTLDGREYSADLIVAADGVKSRARSVILGGPDLPPQRTGFAAYRATVDTEEMKSDPDTSWLLERPGINIWIGEDRHVMTYCIAGGNSFNMVLSHVDHSSPSTWDAENAIDDMRKSFENWDPKLSKVIGMIKHTIKWPLMSGCRLPTWISRSQKVVILGDAAHAMVPYMSQGAAMAVEDGAALAEVLSNINAKQQVPEALHLFEKERMDRSYAMQAASLVNGKLWHFPDGPQQQARDLGMRAEVEGRPFVESTNQWSDPTTQIWAYGYDAEKAVREQWRRTEKQQSVESAL, encoded by the exons ATGACAGCAACAAATGGAAAGACGGTTTCGAAGCAG ACTGTCGAATACCCGTCTCGATCTACCGCACTTCTTGAGAGGCTTCAAGGTGTTGATCAGTATAAAAATGGGACCAATCGTGGCAACCAAGTCTCCCTACGCATCCTGGTCGTCGGAGCTGGGCTTGGAGGTCTAGCTACCGCGGTTGCTTTGGCTCGTCGTGGACATGAAGTAGTTGTGTTGGAACAAGCAGCTGTTCTTGGGGAG GTCGGCGCTGGGATTCAAATCCCACCAAATTCTGCCAGGCTACTACTCAGCTGGGGAATTGGCCCATATTTCAAAGATCGTGCCATCAAGCCAGAAAGCATGACCTTCCGCAGGTGGGAGAACGGAACTCCTCTCGGCTACACAAAGCTTGCAAACAACTTTGAGGAGTCTTACGGTGCCCCCTACTTTGTTATCCATCGGGCTGATTTCCATTCCTCTCTCTGCCGCCTCGCGGCCGATCTTGGAGTGCAAATTATTACCGATAGCAAGGTTGTGGATTACAATGAATCTACACCCTCGGTATCGACTCTGGATGGCCGCGAGTACAGTGCCGATCTCATCGTTGCCGCCGATGGTGTCAAATCTCGTGCCCGGTCAGTTATCCTTGGCGGACCAGACTTGCCTCCTCAAAGAACAGGTTTTGCGGCATACCGTGCCACGGTCGATACCGAAGAGATGAAGAGTGATCCTGACACGTCGTGGCTCTTGGAGAGACCAGGCATCAACATCTG GATCGGCGAGGATCGGCATGTCATGACTTACTGCATTGCTGGGGGAAACTCGTTCAACATGGTTCTGTCCCATGTTGATCATTCATCACCCAGCACATGGGATGCCGAGAATGCAATCGATGACATGAGGAAGTCGTTCGAGAACTGGGATCCAAA ATTATCGAAAGTCATCGGAATGATCAAGCATACAATCAAGTGGCCTTTGATGAGTGGCTGTCGGCTGCCAACTTGGATCTCACGGAGCCAGAAGGTTGTGATCCTCGGCGACGCCGCACACGCCATGGTGCCTTACATGTCCCAAGGAGCAGCAATGGCCGTGGAAGACGGCGCAGCACTGGCTGAAGTACTCTCCAACATCAACGCCAAGCAGCAGGTGCCTGAAGCTCTTCACTTGTTTGAAAAAGAAAGGATGGACCGCAGCTATGCGATGCAAGCTGCCAGTCTGGTGAATGGGAAGCTGTGGCACTTTCCAGATGGCCCGCAGCAGCAAGCGAGAGATCTTGGCATGAGGGCCGAAGTTGAGGGAAGGCCTTTTGTGGAGAGCACGAACCAGTGGAGTGACCCAACGACGCAGATTTGGGCTTATGGCTATGATGCAGAGAAGGCCGTGAGGGAGCAGTGGCGGAGGACTGAGAAGCAACAGTCTGTAGAGAGCGCATTATAG
- a CDS encoding Zn(2)-C6 fungal-type domain-containing protein: MTPRDDPSPGFANTATSQNGANNPEPAPKRRRVALACSACRIRKSRVSSLIHLSRRDSLLNQAYSQEASANLLVPKDLFAALETRVKLLETKLELQNGRLAAVESDARRKTGGARQGSLDLRTGRLSTEDDHAQRRSDEAHQDSLACRSSDVIVNIEGCHDSSIDQSMTDGMAVSFVDEQDCGFFGPSSNIAFMRHILRAIKKRQSAHRRLSSQASASEFSTYEGGIVNTFNTFTSKSPGAALSHIHNISANILPPDHEMQRLIRAYFSNTGLLFPYIHEEAFLDTYERFRTSGFRTNVRRTWLGLLNMIFAMATCTSCWEESGSDYRFEQSDVYYRRARELCQTQMFRGTTLEIVQYLLLMSQYLQGTQRSVRTWTIHGLAIKAAMSIGLHSRDIASKFTPVEQEIRKRTWFGCILLDRSLSMTFGRPCAIPEEYIRLDLPKPLPPCASVPEEIQSLSTGFFNASIQLYRVMGRIITTLYGSNLGCDEQPTETVTVTSIIQFGQELTDWQNNLPPQLALRISADLSREGEIQDPTTERVRLILTLRYLNVQLLLHRPTFIRSLGALLRDPMIPTRNPAPVNHMQSNFDRAFVHVAENIIEIIYTVLTRPDLGRHLIGAWWFTLYYAFSAALAIFGSLVIFQDNDVEGVHNTDRLERAKRSLTQASEALLRMGTENMIISRCVDFLQQLLRAVNAWDSMSPQTLSSFGQSTAPEAIARSENGNFDLESDLFSTMPEFDASAVGLGDDIELGHFFAADFQRWFERNHW; this comes from the exons ATGACACCTCGCGACGACCCTTCACCCGGATTCGCCAATACGGCCACTTCTCAGAATGGGGCCAACAATCCCGAACCAGCTCCGAAAAGGCGGCGAGTGGCCCTAGCCTGCTCTGCTTGCCGCATTCGGAAATCGCGAGTAAGCAGCCTCATCCACCTATCTCGAAGAGACAGCCTTCTTAACCAAGCTTACAGT CAAGAGGCCTCGGCCAATCTCCTAGTTCCAAAAGA TCTCTTCGCTGCATTAGAGACTAGAGTCAAGCTCTTAGAAACAAAGCTTGAACTACAGAATGGCCGGCTGGCAGCCGTCGAGAGCGATGCCCGGAGAAAAACTGGGGGGGCTCGCCAGGGCTCGCTTGACCTGAGGACTGGCCGGCTTTCGACCGAGGATGACCACGCCCAAAGAAGAAGCGACGAAGCCCACCAGGATTCGCTCGCTTGTCGGTCCAGTGATGTAATAGTGAACATCGAAGGGTGTCATGACAGCTCTATAGACCAGAGCATGACTGATGGTATGGCGGTTTCGTTCGTCGATGAGCAAGACTGTGGCTTCTTTG GTCCATCCTCAAATATCGCCTTCATGCGTCACATCCTACGGGCCATAAAAAAGAGACAGTCAGCTCACCGCAGACTATCCTCTCAAGCCTCGGCGTCTGAATTCAGCACTTACGAAGGTGGTATCGTAAACACTTTCAACACATTTACTTCAAAATCACCAGGCGCTGCTCTGAGCCATATACATAACATTAGCGCAAACATTCTTCCCCCGGATCACGAGATGCAACGGCTCATTCGTGCCTACTTTTCCAACACCGGCCTTTTGTTTCCCTACATCCATGAAGAGGCATTTCTTGACACCTATGAGCGATTTCGAACAAGTGGTTTCAGAACCAATGTTCGCCGTACCTGGCTCGGACTTCTGAACATGATCTTCGCCATGGCTACTTGCACCTCGTGTTGGGAGGAATCGGGAAGCGACTATCGATTTGAGCAATCTGACGTGTACTATCGTCGTGCTCGTGAGCTTTGCCAAACGCAAATGTTTCGGGGTACTACCCTTGAAATTG TTCAATATCTGTTGCTCATGAGCCAGTATCTTCAGGGTACGCAAAGGTCAGTCCGTACATGGACGATACATGGTCTTGCTATCAAGGCTGCCATGTCTATTGGACTTCACTCGAGAGACATTGCATCAAAGTTCACGCCAGTGGAGCAAGAGATCAGAAAACGTACTTGGTTTGGATGTATCTTACTTGACAG GAGCTTGAGCATGACTTTTGGTCGTCCATGCGCAATCCCCGAGGAGTACATACGCCTGGATCTTCCCAAGCCATTGCCTCCGTGTGCCTCTGTCCCCGAGGAAATACAGAGCCTCAGCACAGGCTTCTTCAATGCATCGAT ACAGTTGTATAGAGTCATGGGAAGAATAATCACGACATTATACGGCAGTAACCTCGGCTGCGATGAGCAGCCAACGGAAACCGTCACAGTGACCTCAATAATCCAGTTTGGACAAGAGCTCACGGATTGGCAAAACAACTTACCTCCACAGCTAGCCCTCCGCATCTCAGCTGACCTCTCAAGAGAGGGGGAGATCCAGGACCCTACAACTGAGCGGGTCCGCTTGATATTAACTCTGAGATATCTCAAcgtccagcttctccttcatcgACCTACTTTCATCCGATCATTGGGTGCCTTGCTAAGAGACCCCATGATCCCAACTCGCAACCCAGCTCCCGTCAATCACATGCAGTCCAACTTTGACAGAGCTTTTGTTCATGTAGCAGAGAACATCATTGAGATCATTTACACAGTGCTAACGAGACCGGACCTTGGTCGTCACCTGATTGGTGCATGGTGGTTTACTCTGTACTACG CGTTCAGTGCAGCACTGGCGATATTTGGaagcctcgtcatcttccaaGACAACGATGTAGAGGGTGTGCACAACACTGACCGCCTTGAGCGGGCCAAACGGTCTCTTACGCAAGCTTCAGAGGCCTTGTTGCGAATGGGAACTGAAAACATGATCATATCACGCTGTGTCGACTTTCTGCAGCAGCTCCTACGAGCAGTAAACGCTTGGG ATTCAATGTCACCCCAAACTCTCAGCTCATTCGGCCAGTCTACTGCACCTGAAGCTATTGCCAGGAGCGAGAATGGAAACTTTGACCTCGAGTCTGATCTATTTTCCACCATGCCAGAGTTTGACGCTTCAGCGGTTGGGTTGGGAGACGATATTGAGCTGGGGCATTTCTTTGCCGCTGACTTTCAGAGGTGGTTTGAACGGAACCATTGGTGA
- a CDS encoding MFS domain-containing protein: MVFLWNSFYDIGPANMGYAITSEVSSGRMRVKNNAFVHVGSHLTGFALSYAVPYMYNPDAGNLGLRMGLIWGSFSVIFVIWSFVFIPDVTGLSFYQIDQLFESRGPVRKFHQAKFDDNGLLIRSFSTRTSGGLAKARVYRWGAIVNQGGRVEGAKAEQGTVIKLCRGMIQYWGSH; the protein is encoded by the coding sequence ATGGTGTTTCTGTGGAATAGCTTCTACGACATTGGACCCGCCAACATGGGCTATGCAATCACCTCTGAAGTATCCTCAGGCCGAATGAGAGTCAAGAACAATGCATTTGTTCATGTTGGAAGTCATTTGACGGGATTCGCCTTGTCTTATGCCGTTCCATACATGTACAACCCTGATGCAGGAAACCTGGGCCTTCGAATGGGTTTGATCTGGGGAAGTTTCTCTGTCATTTTTGTTATCTGGAGCTTTGTCTTTATTCCGGATGTCACTGGTCTTAGCTTCTATCAGATCGATCAGTTGTTCGAGAGCCGTGGCCCTGTCCGCAAGTTTCACCAGGCAAAGTTTGACGACAACGGCCTTCTCATTCGATCATTCTCCACCAGGACCTCTGGGGGGCTAGCTAAAGCGAGAGTTTACCGTTGGGGTGCCATAGTAAACCAGGGAGGACGTGTTGAGGGGGCGAAGGCAGAGCAAGGAACTGTGATCAAGCTGTGCAGGGGTATGATTCAGTATTGGGGTTCCCATTAG
- a CDS encoding Zn(2)-C6 fungal-type domain-containing protein: MAATGPFLGGGRDFDRQEYLRRTQSGVCEKLLTTADMNTLHACTIIQFLLLGDGRMTSYWGLVTMLPQVALRAGLHLEDHHLSPEQREYRRLMSLVVDNSSWRSRESTRRLFWVLFLLEQFAALLSGTKSSFDPNMVRRLLPCDGQLWLENRQVQTREFIQANVAAQVRITPDPSIGGLAYLIEATEILTMVNSFARTTTRTKTPFQDPRGFLREFLNLDLVLANWKSRLPARYQHASPDKNGYIDHNMTLAHLTHNTSGILLYQAPRAFCRPQPPVGSSTQDSSGQSTLMAHVALVKQAAKEIGKICTRFLLHRRYLVSGQFSFCQFIAARALLAYSSWLMEPVDDDFETILTSLAESSKR; the protein is encoded by the coding sequence ATGGCTGCAACTGGACCATTTCTGGGAGGGGGACGGGACTTTGATCGACAAGAGTATTTGCGCCGCACGCAATCTGGGGTCTGCGAGAAGCTCCTTACCACCGCTGATATGAACACTCTCCACGCTTGCACCATAATTCAGTTCCTGCTTCTCGGCGACGGGCGCATGACAAGCTACTGGGGTCTCGTCACGATGCTGCCTCAAGTGGCGCTGCGCGCTGGATTGCATCTCGAGGATCACCACCTCTCGCCGGAGCAGCGAGAATACAGGCGTCTGATGAGTCTTGTTGTCGACAACAGCTCATGGAGATCGCGAGAGTCTACCCGCCGCCTCTTCTGGGTGCTATTCCTCTTGGAGCAGTTCGCCGCCTTGCTGTCAGGTACCAAGTCAAGCTTCGACCCTAACATGGTTCGAAGACTTCTTCCTTGTGATGGCCAATTATGGCTGGAGAATCGACAGGTTCAAACTCGAGAATTTATACAGGCCAATGTTGCCGCACAGGTGCGAATCACCCCTGATCCGAGTATTGGTGGCTTGGCCTACCTCATTGAGGCGACTGAGATCCTCACCATGGTCAACTCGTTCGCCAGGACAACGACTAGGACAAAGACGCCATTCCAGGATCCTCGAGGGTTCCTGAGAGAGTTTCTTAATCTCGACTTGGTTCTGGCCAACTGGAAATCGAGACTCCCTGCTCGATATCAGCACGCCTCGCCCGACAAGAATGGGTACATAGACCATAACATGACTCTCGCCCACTTGACGCACAACACAAGCGGCATACTATTATACCAGGCCCCTCGAGCATTCTGCAGACCCCAGCCCCCAGTCGGTAGTAGCACTCAGGACAGCAGCGGCCAATCTACACTTATGGCTCATGTGGCACTGGTCAAGCAGGCCGCCAAAGAGATCGGCAAGATATGTACTCGGTTCCTCCTTCACCGGAGGTACCTCGTGTCAGGGCAGTTCTCCTTTTGCCAGTTCATCGCAGCTCGCGCCTTACTTGCTTACTCAAGCTGGTTGATGGAACCGGTGGATGACGACTTCGAGACAATCCTCACCTCTCTAGCCGAGTCATCCAAGCGATAG
- a CDS encoding Zn(2)-C6 fungal-type domain-containing protein has product MRTVSSCSVCQERSGASPVLWGQLADCAHPRGFNATHQQQLGSLRISHDHWHALHHHLKAVLLQVNVKMVIHYKQHLLFHHSSFVRDQKQCLVARYLLFAVFALASRFSSNPALHHVTPWSRGKLFLREAIKSFNERTKLISIEALQGCIILAFAAFVEGDVDQDALLNCQAVRMTQALQLPIVLSSDRLTREIETNLYWQVWMMDCWTSVRSQLPQQLRNDPTFPRPIREEVFDGLPDYSLTDVQIGPESRATSLWTLILPLTQWHAQAVKLNYDVVHEPSLEFRIRNLVRDLARKLDHWVQSLPPTLRNTSENWSSYSDRGYGRPFAVMHIIYHHTGQLLFYQFLNKCIVPDDNVAVDEEALGYAELCKAHATALSKLFWELNVAPDLDCLWSPVNSHLLVIASTIHLHTMLLGTGRPEAAEAKKLLEQNFVVLQELQKYWPSTELAFSRLQSFHNACQMSSISKTFNMDQWMVNFLNRYDISIEDRELGVEVNGGLGGSNTTGDELWAIMFSNN; this is encoded by the exons ATGCGCACAGTCTCGTCCTGTAGTGTCT GTCAAGAAAGAAGCGGTGCATCCCCAGTGCTGTGGGGTCAGCTTGCCGATTGTGCACATCCAAGGGGCTTCAATGCAACGCACCAACAGCAGCTCGGGAGTCTCCGGATATCCCACGACCATTGGCACGCATTGCACCATCATCTCAAAGCAGTGCTTCTGCAAGTGAACGTGAAGAT GGTCATTCATTACAAGCAACATCTCCTATTTCACCACAGCTCTTTCGTGCGCGACCAAAAGCAATGCCTGGTGGCACGATATCTGCTATTTGCCGTCTTTGCCCTGGCATCTCG GTTCTCCTCAAACCCTGCCCTCCATCATGTTACACCCTGGTCACGTGGGAAGCTTTTCCTGCGAGAAGCGATCAAGTCTTTCAATGAGCGCACGAAGCTCATATCTATTGAGGCTCTTCAAGGCTGCATTATTCTTGCGTTTGCCGCATTCGTCGAGGGTGACGTCGACCAAGATGCCCTACTTAACTGCCAGGCAGTACGGATGACTCAGGCTCTTCAACTCCCGATTGTGTTGAGTTCCGATAGACTGACGAGAGAGATCGAGACCAATT TATACTGGCAAGTCTGGATGATGGACTGCTGGACCTCGGTCAGATCTCAGCTACCACAACAACTACGCAACGACCCGACATTTCCGAGACCAATTCGGGAAGAGGTTTTCGATGGCCTTCCAGATTATAGCCTTACGGACGTTCAAATCGGCCCCGAGTCGCGCGCAACGAGCCTATGGACCTTGATCCTTCCTTTGACACAATGGCACGCACAAGCTGTCAAGTTGAACTACGACGTTGTTCACGAACCATCGTTGGAGTTTAGGATCAGAAACTTGGTCCGCGACCTTGCGAGAAAACTTGATCATTGGGTCCAGAGTTTGCCACCAACTCTAAGAAACACTTCGGAGAACTGGAGTAGCTACTCAGACCGTGGATATGGCCGACCATTTGCAGTCATGCACATCATCTACCACCACACGGGCCAGCTTCTGTTCTATCAGTTTCTCAACAAATGCATCGTGCCAGACGACAATGTCGCGGTGGATGAAGAAGCATTGGGGTATGCCGAGCTCTGCAAGGCGCATGCCACGGCATTGAGCAAGCTCTTTTGGGAACTCAACGTCGCCCCAGATCTAGACTGTTTGTGGTCGCCAGTCAACAGCCACCTTCTCGTTATCGCGTCAACCATTCACTTGCACACGATGCTTTTGGGAACTGGAAGACCAGAAGCAGCCGAGGCGAAGAAGCTCCTGGAGCAGAACTTTGTCGTGTTACAAGAGCTACAGAAGTACTGGCCCTCTACGGAACTTGCATTTTCGCGGCTTCAGTCATTTCACAATGCTTGCCAGATGAGCAGCATCTCAAAGACGTTCAACATGGATCAGTGGATGGTGAATTTCCTAAATAGATATGACATTTCCATTGAGGATCGAgaacttggtgttgaggtgaACGGCGGGTTGGGAGGGAGCAATACTACGGGGGATGAACTATGGGCAATTATGTTTAGCAATAATTAG
- a CDS encoding MFS domain-containing protein has product MAQDKVIPTEQGLAGLDLNDPQIHELIQRAQDADAADKKLTVKEALKKYKKAVFWACLLSVSLIMEGYDLVMIGSFYGQTQFQQHFGEYSEVEGKKVITPAWQSGLSNSAQVGQLAGLLINAYSQDRYGARLTMMVFMAYLTCMIFIIAFAPSLSILALGEALCGVAWGVFQASSLVTLSTTYACEVVPTVLRPYVTAWVCMCWGFGILLSSGVVRATSDIKSNLAWRLPFYLQWIWPVPLFLVAYFAPESPWNAVRRGNIDEARHSLMRLATASADKEAAVEASLAYIRHTTELEKAETQGASFWECFKGTNLRRTEINCVVWAAQILCGNAILGFVIVFLQAAGWSEVQSFNLNISLSACYIIGGMICWLLFPHLGRATIYMSGLAFMFCCLLAIGGLGWSDSKDAYLAVGLLFVVSTLCNMITIGPVCYPIVAETPSGRLRYKTIVIGRFVYNLTAIFNNAVTPRMISASGWGWGAKTGLFYAGTNLLCFIWCWFRLPETKDRTFGEIDILFENKVPARKFKYTKVDQFAQHSDYVFQEKVEHEQIE; this is encoded by the exons ATGGCTCAAGACAAAGTCATTCCGACCGAGCAAGGACTTGCCGGTCTGGATTTGAACGATCCTCAGATCCACGAGCTTATCCAACGTGCCCAAGATGCAGATGCTGCTGACAAGAAGCTGACGGTTAAGGAAGCCCTCAAGAAGTACAAGAAAGCTGTGTTTTGGGCATGCCTTTTGTCCGTCAGCTTGATCATGGAGGGCTACGACCTTGTCATG ATCGGCTCCTTTTATGGACAGACCCAATTTCAGCAACACTTTGGAGAGTACAGCGAGGTTGAAGGCAAAAAGGTCATCACTCCTGCTTGGCAATCAGGCCTCTCCAACTCAGCCCAAGTTGGCCAACTGGCCGGTCTCTTGATCAACGCATACTCTCAAGATCGATACGGCGCTCGGTTGACTATGATGGTCTTCATGGCTTATCTGACTTGCATGATCTTCATCATTGCCTTTGCCCCCTCCCTGTCTATTCTGGCTCTGGGCGAAGCTCTATGCGGCGTTGCCTGGGGTGTCTTTCAGGCAAGTTCCCTCGTG ACACTTTCTACAACTTATGCCTGCGAAGTCGTTCCCACCGTTCTCCGACCTTACGTTACAGCTTGGGTGTGTATGTGCTGGGGATTCGGTATCCTCCTGTCGTCTGGAGTCGTTCGAGCGACTTCTGACATCAAGAGCAATCTCGCTTGGAGACTTCCTTTCTATCTTCAGTGGATCTGGCCGGTTCCATTGTTTCTAGTGGCGTACTTCGCCCCAGAATCGCCTTGGAATGCTGTCCGTCGTGGCAATATCGATGAAGCTCGCCATAGCTTGATGAGACTTGCTACAGCTTCGGCGGATAAGGAGGCTGCTGTTGAAGCGAGCTTGGCCTACATCAGACATACAACAGAGCTGGAAAAAGCAGAGACGCAGGGTGCGTCTTTCTGGGAGTGCTTCAAGGGAACCAACTTGCGCCGGACCGAGATC AACTGCGTCGTTTGGGCAGCCCAGATTCTCTGCGGCAACGCGATTCTCGGCTTCGTCATCGTTTTCCTCCAAGCCGCTGGCTGGTCCGAAGTCCAGTCATTCAACCTCAACATCTCCCTTTCGGCATGCTACATCATTGGCGGCATGATTTGCTGGCTACTCTTCCCACATCTCGGCAGAGCGACCATCTATATGAGTGGGCTGGCATTTATGTTTTGCTGTCTTCTGGCCATTGGCGGTCTTGGGTGGTCTGATAGCAAGGATGCCTACCTTGCTGTTGGACTGCTGTTTGTTGTCTCGACCCTTTGCAACATGATCACCATTGGCCCGGTTTGCTACCCCATTGTCGCGGAAACACCCTCAGGACGACTCCGCTACAAGACAATCGTCATTGGCAGATTTGTCTACAATCTTACCGCGATCTTCAACAACGCTGTTACACCACGAATGATCTCGGCTTCAG GATGGGGCTGGGGTGCCAAGACCGGTCTCTTCTATGCCGGTACCAACCTTCTTTGTTTCATATGGTGTTGGTTCCGCCTTCCGGAGACCAAGGACCGCACCTTTGGAGAAATTGACATCTTGTTCGAGAACAAGGTTCCCGCCAGGAAGTTCAAGTATACCAAAGTTGATC AATTTGCTCAGCACAGTGACTACGTGTTTCAGGAAAAGGTTGAGCATGAACAGATTGAGTAA
- a CDS encoding Aldedh domain-containing protein, translating to MTQPLVSQNGFNPFQIPLLINGVSVFNESNTEKHSPIPNGHFQGANLADCAEALSSSSEAFLQWSTTPPTTRRALLLRLAEILKERQDEVKNIIKTEIHCGDDWATENVSSSIKLIQESAYLLTSRSMNGTIPYTEAEGSYGLVFPRPLGVVLGIAPWNAPLILGFRAVVAPVAAGNTAILKGSELSPRTHHFIAELFVAAGFPPGVVNFILHRPEDASEVVTTLIKHPAVRKINFTGSTEVGRIIAQEASKVLKPVLLELGGKNCSIVLNDGDVSRAAEAVLLSATLNGGQICMSTDLAVVVQDVAEDFKAKLRQLLADRAGESFQLVGPKGASRTRALVADAEAKGAKFRSSTKTPDTKTVPVTILEDIDPSMDFFRVESFGPCVGVVVVPDENEAIKVANSSDYGLSAAIWTKDHYKALEMARKLQVGAVHVNSLTVHDEATLPHGGTKCSGVGRFGAEWGLAEFVETQTVIINP from the exons ATGACGCAACCGCTTGTTTCCCAAAATGGGTTCAACCCTTTTCAAATTCCATTGTTGATCAATGGAGTTTCAGTCTTTAACGAATCAAACACGGAAAAGCACTCGCCCATCCCCAATGGGCATTTCCAAGGAGCCAACCTTGCTGACTGCGCCGAGGCCCTGTCCAGTAGCAGCGAAGCCTTCCTCCAATGGTCCACAACGCCTCCAACAACCCGGCGAGCTTTGCTCCTCCGCCTAGCAGAG ATTTTGAAAGAGCGCCAGGATGAAGTCAAGAACATCATCAAGACAGAGATTCACTGCGGTGACGACTGGGCAACAGAAAATGTCAGCAGCAGTATCAAGTTGATCCAAGAGAGTGCATACCTTCTTACCTCCAGGAGTATGAATGGCACAATTCCTTACACTGAGGCCGAGGGCTCATACGGCCTCGTTTTCCCCCGTCCGTTGGGCGTCGTCCTCGGAATCGCTCCTTGGAACGCCCCTTTGATTCTCGGTTTTCGCGCGGTTGTTGCTCCCGTCGCGGCTGGCAATACTGCCATTTTGAAG GGCTCCGAACTTAGTCCACGGACGCACCATTTCATCGCCGAGCTATTTGTGGCTGCCGGGTTTCCCCCTGGTGTCGTCAACTTCATTCTTCATCGACCCGAAGATGCATCTGAGGTCGTTACGACACTCATCAAACACCCTGCAGTCAGAAAGATCAATTTCACAGGCTCAACCGAGGTTGGGCGAATCATTGCTCAAGAGGCTAGCAAGGTCCTCAAACCAGTCTTGCTGGAGCTGGGCGGAAAGAACTGCTCAATTGTTCTAAACGACGGTGATGTGTCCCGAGCAGCGGAGGCTGTCCTTCTAAGTGCCACTCTGAAC GGAGGCCAGATCTGCATGTCAACAGACCTTGCAGTGGTTGTCCAAGATGTGGCTGAGGACTTCAAAGCTAAGCTTCGGCAGCTTCTAGCCGATAGAGCTGGAGAAAGCTTCCAGCTGGTAGGGCCAAAAGGCGCATCTAGGACGCGCGCGTTGGTGGCAGATGCGGAGGCAAAGGGGGCCAAGTTCAGATCCTCCACTAAAACCCCGGACACGAAGACGGTCCCCGTGACCATTCTGGAGGATATAGATCCATCTATGGACTTCTTTAGGGTGGAATCCTTCGGACCTTGCGTTGGTGTAGTCGTCGTTCCTGATGAGAACGAGGCGATCAAGGTTGCTAACAGCAGCGATTACGGACTGTCAGCCGCCATCTGGACCAAGGATCATTACAAAGCATTGGAGATGGCGCGCAAGCTTCAAGTTGGCGCCGTTCACGTAAACTCTCTTACTGTTCACGACGAGGCTACACTCCCGCATGGAGGAACCAAGTGTAGCGGGGTTGGGCGGTTCGGAGCAGAATGGGGACTTGCGGAATTTGTTGAGACACAGACTGTTATCATCAATCCGTAG